Proteins from a genomic interval of Chanodichthys erythropterus isolate Z2021 chromosome 8, ASM2448905v1, whole genome shotgun sequence:
- the epyc gene encoding epiphycan isoform X1: MVTLRLMWGLLVLCVVAASPPRYARQAELEKYDNNNVDLDLNVDADEVYDYYDAIDEPQIEIGTLGPDEDIDPLHGASLEEEEEEENELPIKPQLIPSGSGESGTLMGPSAQGEEELRLTPIDILQISGDISGSGDLGSGDLGSGASGDLLDEKASGSGEPLGSGGSGASGDISGSVDSGDLGSGVSGFSGSGIILISGGEEELHLMLENLPHEASGDFGESGISWVSGASGLPEMSGEPVASGELEVSGEPVASGLPEVSGEPLVSGVPDVSGESEVSEAPGVPGASGVPDMSGESGLSGVPDVFGESGTSGVPDVFGESGTSGVPDAYGESGISGVPEESGESGISGVPEESGESGISGVPEVFKKPETFEGFEESGVPEETGEPVDSLESGESGVTEAPDVTTDLLIPDLDEEEEILLTTPTTPLEGTGGDIGSGVVPDIETDIDTDTTGMATCMLCTCLVGSVYCDDLKLERVPPLSKETTHFYARYNKIARISKSDFANLNKLKRIDLTSNGISRIDDDAFFGLPALEELILRENSIRQLPALPPSMTLIDACHNQLGNTGIQREAFKDMPGLLYLYLTDNNIDHIPVPLPDSLRSLHLQNNNIQMMHEDTFCNPHDLNYIRNALEDVRLDGNPINLSRTPQAYICLPRIPIGALI, encoded by the exons ATGGTAACGCTGAGGTTGATGTGGGGACTCCTGGTCCTGTGTGTGGTGGCAGCCTCTCCCCCCAGATACGCTCGGCAAGCAGAACTAGAGAAATATGACAACAACAACGTGGATTTAGACCTAAATGTGGATGCCGACGAAGTCTATGACTATTATGATGCAATTGATGAACCACAG ATCGAGATTGGCACCTTGGGCCCTGATGAGGACATTGATCCTTTACATGGTGCCTCAttggaggaggaagaagaggaggagaat GAATTGCCCATAAAGCCTCAGCTTATTCCATCAGGCTCTGGGGAGTCAGGGACTCTGATGGGCCCTAGTGCTCAGGGAG AGGAGGAGCTTCGTCTGACGCCCATTGACATCCTTCAGATTTCCGGGGACATTTCCGGTTCTGGTGACTTGGGCTCTGGAGACTTGGGCTCTGGAGCCTCTGGAGACTTGCTCGATGAAAAAGCTTCCGGTTCTGGAGAGCCTTTGGGCTCTGGAGGTTCTGGGGCCTCTGGTGACATTTCAGGATCTGTGGACTCAGGAGACCTTGGTTCTGGAGTCTCTGGGTTTTCTGGTTCAGGCATAATATTAATTTCAGGTGGAG AGGAGGAGCTCCACCTGATGCTTGAAAATCTTCCACACGAGGCCTCTGGGGATTTTGGGGAGTCTGGAATCTCTTGGGTGTCTGGAGCCTCTGGGTTACCTGAGATGTCAGGGGAGCCTGTGGCCTCTGGGGAGCTTGAGGTATCTGGAGAGCCTGTGGCCTCTGGGTTACCTGAGGTATCAGGAGAGCCTTTGGTCTCCGGAGTACCTGATGTGTCAGGAGAATCTGAGGTATCTGAGGCCCCAGGAGTGCCTGGGGCCTCTGGGGTACCTGATATGTCAGGAGAGTCTGGGCTCTCTGGGGTACCTGATGTATTCGGAGAGTCTGGGACCTCTGGGGTGCCTGATGTATTCGGAGAGTCTGGGACCTCTGGGGTGCCTGACGCGTATGGAGAGTCTGGCATCTCTGGGGTGCCTGAAGAGTCTGGGGAGTCTGGGATCTCTGGGGTGCCTGAGGAGTCTGGGGAGTCTGGGATCTCTGGGGTGCCTGAGGTCTTTAAAAAGCCTGAGACCTTTGAAGGGTTTGAAGAGTCTGGTGTACctgaggagactggagagcctGTGGACTCTTTGGAGTCAGGAGAGTCTGGGGTGACTGAGGCCCCAGACGTCACCACTGACCTATTAATTCCTGACCTAGATGAAG AGGAGGAGATACTCCTAACAACCCCGACCACTCCCCTGGAGGGGACTGGGGGTGATATAGGGTCAGGGGTGGTACCTGACATTGAAACAGATATTGACACAGATACAACAG gTATGGCTACCTGTATGCTGTGCACCTGTCTGGTCGGATCTGTGTACTGTGATGACCTTAAGCTGGAGCGTGTTCCTCCCCTCTCCAAAGAAACCACTCATTTCTATGCCCGCTACAATAAAATCGCCAGGATCAGCAAGTCTGACTTTGCCAACTTGA ATAAATTAAAGAGGATAGATCTGACTAGCAACGGCATTTCCAGGATTGATGATGATGCTTTCTTTGGCCTTCCTGCTCTGGAAGAGTTGATATTACGAGAGAACAGTATTAGACAACTTCCTGCTCTGCCACCCTCCATGACTCTTATTGATGCCTGTCACAACCAGCTGGGTAACACTGGCATCCAGAGAGAAGCTTTCAAG GACATGCCAGGGCTACTTTACCTTTACTTGACTGACAACAACATAGACCACATCCCAGTTCCCTTGCCTGACAGTCTGCGCTCCCTGCACCTACAG